Below is a genomic region from Phycisphaerae bacterium.
TCTTCAGCCCGGTAGATCTCTCCTGCCTGTGGGAGCAGGGCGACATTCCGGTCAAGAGTGAGGCGGCGTTCAAACTTGGGGCCAACATCGCGGCGTACGCCACCGGAGCGATGCCCCTGCCGGACAAGCTGGATGCTGCGCGGCTGGTGCGTGCCACCGAGGCCGCGGCGTCGCAGGCGTCACCTCCCCGCGGGGCACTGCATTTCGCCCAGCTCATGCACAACGGAGACTGGCGGCCATTTCCCAAGACGATCCTCAACCTCGCGGACCATCTGCACCGCCATCTCGGCGTCGACGTGGTCAGGCACTATGTCCCCCTACGTTCCACGGAACCCGAGTTCGCCCGGCATCCCATCGTCTACATGACCGGCAGTACGAGCTTCTCGCTCTCGGCCGAGGAGGTGGCGGCGCTGAAGGAGCATCTGGAGCGCGGAGGATTGCTGCTGGCGGACGCCTGCTGCGGACACAAACCGTTCGATTCGTCCTTCCGCGAGCTGGTCAAGCAGCTGTTTCCCGGCCAGCCTCTGGAGCGTCTGACGGCCGATCACCCGATCCTCAGTGGCTCACCCGGCGTACCGATCGGAGAGGTGCGGTACTTCACCGCCGTTCAGGAGCAGCACCCCGACCTGAAGCAGCCCTGGCTCGAAGGCGTCACCCTGGAGGGCCGAACGGTGCTGGTTTACAGTCGCTTTGGCCTCGGCAGCGGCATTTCAGACAGCACCTGCTTCGGCTGCCTGGGCGTGGCCCCCGACGACGCGCTTCGAATAGCCGGCAACATCGTGCTGTACGGCCTGTCACACTGAGCTACTGCAAGGTCACCTTGACCTGGTGCCGCTCGTCGTTGCGAATCACCGTCAGCTCCACCTCGTCGCCGGCCTTGTGTTTCTCCAGAACGTTCAGGAGATCGCCGCTGGTCGCCACTTTCTTGCCGTCGGCCCCGGCGATGATGTCACCCAGCAGGTAGCCGCCATCGCGCAGGCGGCGGGTGCCACGCAATCCGGCGGCCTCCGCTCCAGAACCGGCTTCAACGCTCAAAACGAGCACACCGCTGAGCCGCGCCTGCCGGACAACCGAATCGGGTGCGAAGACTACGCCGAGCCGCGGATAGATCACACGCCGATGGGCAATGATCTGGGGCACGATTCGGCTCACGGTGTCGACAGGTACGGCGAACCCGATTCCGGCGCTGGAGCCTGACGGGCTGAAGATGGCCGTGTTGATTCCGATCAGCCGGCCGGCGCTGTCCAGAAGCGGGCCTCCGGAGTTGCCCGGGTTGATGGCCGCATCGGTCTGGATCACGTCCTGAATCTCACGCTGGGTGACGGACTGGATGGTCCGCCCCAGTGCGCTGACCACGCCGGTGGTCAGGGTGTGATCCAGGCCAAAGGGATTGCCGATGGCGAAGACACTCTGACCCACCCTGAGGTCGGCGGAGGTACCCAACGGGATCGGAGTGAGCTTGAGACCGGGCCCTTTGATCCGAAGCACGGCCACGTCTTTGTCCGCTTCGAAGCCGACGAGCTCAGCCCGGTGGACGGAGCGATCGCTCAAGGTCACATCGATGGCCGAGGCGCCCTCAACCACGTGGAAGTTGGTCACAATGTGTCCC
It encodes:
- a CDS encoding trypsin-like peptidase domain-containing protein, translating into MNSQPYVSPPRPPGTGVSRRMLLLAILLGILAGTILYRQWRDMSSQPPAEPRAITPRGDLSDVEKTTIKLFENAAASVVFITNVGQAYDWFRLSPVETPRGAGSGFIWDAQGHIVTNFHVVEGASAIDVTLSDRSVHRAELVGFEADKDVAVLRIKGPGLKLTPIPLGTSADLRVGQSVFAIGNPFGLDHTLTTGVVSALGRTIQSVTQREIQDVIQTDAAINPGNSGGPLLDSAGRLIGINTAIFSPSGSSAGIGFAVPVDTVSRIVPQIIAHRRVIYPRLGVVFAPDSVVRQARLSGVLVLSVEAGSGAEAAGLRGTRRLRDGGYLLGDIIAGADGKKVATSGDLLNVLEKHKAGDEVELTVIRNDERHQVKVTLQ